ATATCACTCTACATATTACCCACATTATTTGTCAATTATCATTTAACCTAACTCTCAAATATCAAAAACTTTTTAAGACATGTCTTAACAATGTATTCccctattataaagagagaattttaatgtttttttctttataaatagagatattgtaactcctattattttcttatagtgaaATTCTTCTATCCCTGCCTGTggtttttatcctaatttgtttatgaatttttcacataaatttatgtgttctattggtgtattttattttttctttatttttattttctcaaattattagttGTGATTTtacttcatatttttttacaaaCAAAACTTAcaaagttaaatttaaaacGTAATAGAGTTAAATTTAGGATGTTTTTTAGAATACCATTAATGTAATCAATTATTATacattcttatttttaattataaatagttaatgagtgttattttaattagtttattaattatatatatatttaaatttttaacgatattatatataatttttatttatttaaaattatataggtGCCTTTCAAAGTTGataatgtaaattaaaaaataaaatatctcaaaattaatatactgaaaacataaatattgaaaagaagaaaaacgtAAACGAGATTCTTATCTTGTTTCTAaacataaaatgataatatctATTTggactaaaaataatatgttgaACTACATAAGAGAATTATTGGAGCCAGagaataattctaataatttaaaaggaaaCATAATACTGGAAATTATTTTTCAGCCAGTTGCACCTACAGGTGTTCTTTAAATCCGATATGCAGATTGGGATTGTACGTTATGTGTTCAGTTTCAATATTAGCTATACAGAAAGTTGTGGGCAAATCGCTCCATCAAGGAATCAAAAGTAATCATGAAGAAATAAAGTTGTTCTTGTTGCTCTTTCCTTATAAAAAGCTCGCACAAACTTTCTATAATCCTTTGTTATTGCAAAATGATTACATTAGTGGTTGATGATCTAAATGTCAATCAGCTTAGCAGCATCATTAGTGCCAGAGATGGGTTATTATTTGTTTGAGAGAAATGTATGTACCTACTACGGCAACAAAAAGTCCAAAAATCAATATCCCCACAATCACCACCAGCTCAAGCCCGAATGTTCGAGCAGCTTTGTTAATCCTGAGGTAGCAGAGGCATGGTAACAACATCGAAACGGTCACACTCAAAAAAGCCCCAATAAAAGCCATTACATAGCCAAAGAACGGAATGGTTAATGCTACCACTAACGTGCTTATCATAATTGCAGTTCTTATGAGAATACTGAGAGATTTGCTGTCGTTGAGACGAAATGCGTCCTCGATGGCTTTAGCAACTGGAGCAGTGACAACTGCATACTTAGTCAAGGGATTAACTAGAGTAGTGTATATAGCTATTTTTGCACTAATTTTTCTTATGGGAAGATTTAATGTCACTTGAGACTTCAAATATTCTCCATACATGAGGTAACCCAGAACCGCCATTGATGCATAGGTGAAGGTACTTGTAATAAAGCAGACAAGTAAAACCTGCAATGATAGCGAAAGAAAGTTAGATAATACTTCTTTCTCATTTAATGGATTTAATGATGCATTTGATATATAACTAGGAAAACACTTGCTGATGCCAGTGTGGAATCTATTGCACCCAACTAGTGATATTTGATAACAAATGCTTTTCTgagtatattatatttaagaaatagttagtgatatattaaaatgagtaatatatatgattagtattaaatatttaatgtattaatACCCAAGTATAAGACACTTAGAATACTTCCTCTTCACTTTTTCCTTGCTACGCTAAGCAAGTGTTACCCAGTTGTATCTTACCTTCGAAAACTGGCTTTTGTCTTTCATGGAATTACACAACGTTGGGAAAACGGCATGACCACAGTAACAGAAGGCAAACAAACTTGTGGCAGTAGGCAAACCACCCCAATTCCAAAGCACGTCTCCTTCGTGGAACCCAACACCATCGACAGCGCCAACCCAGAGAACACAACCAAGCAACACAACAGAAGCCAAAACACCTCCAGCAGAAACATAGGCCAACATACCTAAGCTCCTCAACCATGTTGTAGGCAAGATTACAAGGGCCGTTAGCAGAATAAACCCTTGTTTCCCTCCAATTTTCACACCAGCAACTTTCAAACTCATATCTGGAAACAACTTGTATAGGTTGTCACCTTCCAGAATCAAGAATTCAACTGCTACTAAATATAGTTCAAGATACATGAAGATGGATACTAGAGCTCTTCCTTTGTATCCAAAAGCTCTCTGCCCTATGTCTGGATAAGTTTTGATAACTGGATCTGCATCCATACATCGCCGAAGGAGTAATCCTGTATACCAGCATAATATTGCCACCAGGAAAAGCAGAATCAAGCTCATCCATCCACCTTGAGAAAGTGCATATGGAATTGACAGGATTCCGACTCCTGCAAAACAGGACAAGTTATTATGGATTGGAACTTGATGGGACAACAATGACGCgtgttctttcttctttttgttttgttaaatGTCATGTGATAATGACAAGGCCTACTATTCATGAAATATTCATCGGGTGTCTTTGGCGCGCACTAGCATGTCGAGGAAGAGTATTGACataggaagaaaaagaacgtgaattatgtaattaattcAGAATCCTTTTAAGGTTTACAGGACAAACAAGGGTATtgaaacaaatatttatatatagtagCAATCAAATAGATGTATCTAACAATGCACAAGTGCACATATATCTTTAGTTGAATAACATAAAACGGATAGAAAAAGagtgagaaagaaagaagacagaGACCAGATAACGTATTAACTCCGTTAAAACAAGTTCTAAGGAAGGTGGTGCCGCTGCCAGATTCCTGTGCTTGCGGAAGCTGGTTTTGGCTCTCCATTTCCTCTCTACTTGTAGGAAGACCAACTTTGTTGGTTGCCTGCTCTCCAGTTTTTGCTACTTATATAGTAAGTAAATCCTCAAATGTTTCTGCTCCAATAATTCTTGGAATAATGCATCTTTGAGCCCCtaagttttttgtttttgtctaTTGAGTCCCCAtagttttatttgatttgactGGAGTCTCAGACTTTCAGCCACGtgaaatattcttaaaaaggCATGACgatattaattgataataagTATATTGTTGATCCTTAATGAACGgtgctttctttttctctctctattgAGCTcctatatttgattttatattacatATAAGCCCTCAggtttgttttttaaatttttattgcattattgactttcttttacaaaaacaatatattattgaaaaatcaCGATGGATTAAcgatcataataataataaatcgtTGAAaccttattaaattatttaaagacatccactttttttattgattactttaaaatatttattttatcctatgacaaaaattaatttatttcatcaaaatatgatattaaaatcaataaaagttgttcaattttctataaagtcataaaatgtaaataaattgttttcaaaaaaagaTCCACAAAAGTCAATAACAAATTCATATACTCTTAAAAGTCTTCCAAAATAAAGTCTATAAAAGTCATTAGTACATTTATAAACTCTATAAAAGTCATTTAAAAGTGTATAAACTtgcaaaaattatttacttaaaaaaaattctataaatatctgtaaaagttttaattgaatatacCCCTAAAAGGACTTTTAAACATATAAAGTTCAATTAAGGagataaaacataaataatatgagATTTGACACATATAAATTGTACCCTAAGTATAAATGATAGAttgaaattcaaatatttgtaattactattttaggTATATTATTACTTTACGAGCAATCATACCGGTCAATGATGCACTTAATTGCActtcacaaaaaaaaaaaaaaaaaagagaaagccTGAGGATtcaattatatgaaataaaactatgaagctcaattttttttgaaaaagaaaaagtaaagaaaaacaCAGAAATTCAAGGACTTAGAAATAATAGGTATACCATAATTGTGATAAAAGGTAAGTTGAAGTTGGGTGTAAAAGAAGTGGATAGTGAGGATGAGTAGATAGCCATTTGAAATGGCTGGGCCTTCTTGGCATCCCTCTGCAACTTTTTTGCGACGATTACTGTTCATATACGAAAGGGAACCAACTCACATGTCACCAATCTTTTGCGCATTCATTTCATTATGCCTTCTCATTGAGGGTTCTTCCAGAGCAGATGCTGCATATCTTTATGCTTTCCTTCATTCTTTTTACATGCATAACCTACCTATACAATAAATTCATACGACTCTCTGCTTATACAAGGCACATTTTGATCTTCAAGTCAATGAaatttaaacatatatatgtactCTAAAAAGccttttaagaaaaacatatacaggtattgaaagaaaagatctaaatgagattttatgttattttctaagttTAATCGAAATCATTTCTGtcactttctttttgttcttggTTACAATACCTTTTCTATCACTTTTGATGTTATAGGGAGTTTCAATATGAAAAGAGAGGTCAGCAAAGCAAGAATTGCAGAGAGGATATAAAAGCTGAACGCTCAATTTGCAAGAGGATGAAAAGAGCATATACAATATTTACTCTATCTGATGTGATACcatctctattttaatttattacattaaaaaagGTCTGTGCAATAATGCAAGTAAAGTAACCAATTATAATTGAGTCctaaaacaacaaagaaaattttaagaatttcataaaaaaaggttaaaaagaaagattccaataataataataaatcaagcACAAACAAAATTAGCTCTCCACTCACACTTTTGAGTATAAAAGAATGTTTAACAATATGCAAATGAACTCTATTAGTTCCTTTAAGGATAGTTGATGCAATAATTAAGTTCCTCAAATGTATGGTGCAACATTTCTGAAAGAGTTAGGTAAGAATCTTAcagttaataataaaaaaataaaccaacaGTTTGAATTGAATCTTTTTTGGGTCAGAAGATAATGATAacttagttaaataattaaacattccataataaattttgtaaagcAATAGATGGTTCAGCTGTCAAAGTCCAGCAGAGGTTTCCACAATATAGTGAATATGTTAAATATCAATCTTAGGTAGAAGTAAATGTGGTGTACTAATACGTAGAATTTTGTCATTATGAATCTATATTCATATgttttaaattgttttctcaatccgaatctatatttatatctttaaatCTGTTTATTGTTGTTAAAAGTGTTTAATTCAGCACTAATTGTACCTTAGTTCTGTATTAGTAAATTCATCTAAATctcatcaaattaaaattaaaaatatatatctactattcatttttatttacatgttAATacgtaataagattttaaattcgaTCTTTACTGTATTCAgactttaaaaaaaagttacaAAATAACAACGTCATTGCATATCTCATTTGATATGTAACAATAAAGAGTTGGTACGGAAAGTTACTcactaatattttctattttacgGTATAAAGCACCTCACAAAAGGGGGAAATTCATGTTCTTGGAATGAAAAGTGAATTTAAAAGCATCAACCAAATTTCTTCCTAGAAGTACAACTACCTTATCAATCTGCATTTCTTATTCAATGCAAAGAAATGTAACTTTATAACAACAAAGCAATATATTTAAAGCACTTTGCTGCTTTATTCACCTTATTCCTCCCTGTGATATGTGAATACTGATAAGATCGGATAGGATACGATGTtaacaagagaaaggaaaagaaactcCTGCTATTAtcatcaaaagaaagaaaaggatcctttcaaaattttatcttcCAATGACAAATTTTGTCAATGCTTACACTATTTCTCAGTATGTACAAGTTCATATTGCTATCCTAGAAAGAACCCACGTAGCTTTCACCATCTCCCATTCTTAACAAAGCCATTGGTGTAAATAGGCTGTTCAGTTCATGTAAGTGTAATTCTCTGATCTCCATACCCATGCATATTAGGATGGttcattcttaatttttttctgcAATATGTGGCTACCATCTTTTAGCAGTAAATTCTATCTTATTAACCTTAGCTACATAATCCCAGCCACTATAATTTTCACAGACCTTAAAGTAGCTAAATAAGGTGGAATGCCCTAGATCCTGTTTAAAGTCAATTCACATCATCAAACAATATGTCTTTGCTTTCCAGTTTCCACTTAATGTGGCTAAGCCATTCtcccaaaaaaaaattatgtagtCACTAAAAGCACCCACCTCCCTTTAGCAAAccaagaaaagcaaaattatACTACTATAATTTGTCAACGAATCACCACACGAAGTAATTAGCCAATTGTCAGCAATTTATATGCAATTGAATCAGACGAGGCATTGGTAGTGACATGAGTGTTAGGCTTATCCATATCCACTATATATAAATGCcttcatcattttttatatttttaatttgaattataaaagaGTTGCTCACGTATTTAAAAATGCTactaaaatgagaaaaaaataaaaaatattattattcaagaattttaaaaagagaTAGTAATGGTCTTTACTAGTTTAACTAAGTTAcaactttaaatatataattatgttaAAACTCTTAAGACAGTATTTTAAAACCTATAAATATCATGTCCggcataatttaaattataattatatatatataaatattgtttAACACGTATAGAGAGAGCACTTGAGGAATTCCCAAATCCCGAAAAAGGGAGCACAACTTTAGTGAAGATAATAATTGATTACAACATTCAATTCtgaaaaaaaaggtaaatatatattatgcatGGCTGACAAATACATTTGCATCCATCAGCCTCAACTTAAGGAATTTCTTAAGTGAAGAAAAGCATGATCACGTTAGCACTTAGTTAACAGATAAAGACTTATTAATTCTGGTCAAGTTTCCATTAGGAAAGCATATTGATTAACAAATGGCTTAGTTACAGTATCATGATTCATGGGTCATGACTGCGATGTGATCGAGTGCCTTCATCAGTTCTTAAACCAAGCGTTTTAGTTGAATCGTGCTTTTTTCACTTAAGCACCTCGAGTTCTAACTCTCAACCCCGGCCCGCCTTATTCCTTATACTTCTACTAAGTTAATTGCTCAATTGTTTAGAATGTTGGTTTTATACTATTTCTATTCTGTAATGATTAACATAAAACTAGGCTGCACTTCATAATAGCCATTTTACAAGGTAAAgtttgttttataaaaaaggaaaataaaaaggtcaCGTGTTTATTTCAGATGTGATATTAGTTGATGGTACTACTAAGTAGTGTTCGCAAATTATGGGATCCTAATCATATTCCTCTACAAGTTTTCTTCATTCGTTCTAATCTCAACCTATGTCCTTATTCTACATCGGTTGTCACTTcagaaaattaattgattcatttcTAAAATGTAGCAGCTGTAGCTTTTTGTCAAGAGAAAGGAATCATATGACTATGTATCAGCATTTGAGGTGTGTCGGCAAGGTTAAACGAGCCAATCATTCTTTACTGTAATAGAGATGACCATGAAGATAGCTCGAATGTCTTTAAGGTCGTTTACCTTGATATTTCTCTTGTCGTATTTATTAACAATGTCCTTTTCAAATAGGCTGTTTGTTTCTATTTTGTATGCTCTGTGTGAATTCATAAACGACAGACCCTGTCGTCCTGGAACAACAACAGCATCTGCCGTTTCTATAACACTCGTAACATATCCTTGTAGCATGCGCTTAGCATATTTCACACTTGTAGGTATGACTTGCTACAGTGagtaaactaaaaaaaaaaatttaacctgCTATGTAGCGGGTTTAACAAGTTAAATTTATGGGTCACTTCTCACTCCTATTCTTACACATTTAAAGTTATGTGCtcaaatttttgtacaagTTATGGAGaagaaataaaggaaataattAGAATACAATTCCagtctttctttctattaaattttgtatGCTTAAGTACATGACAAATACAATCGTAGGCAATAGATTAGTCAACAGAACTAGTACTAATTTGGTGCTCAAATTGACAGATAAGATCCTTAAAAGATGGATCATTGAGCAAAAGGCAGCTGAACTTGTTCTCTCCCTTCTTGTGATTGTCTcctatttctttatttttattattctttcttaTTTAGGAATTGGTTTGACGGCGAGGTGTTTTCTTAGCTcaagaaataataatcatgATAGAATTTTTAGGAGGGGCATTGGCAAGAATAACAGAATCTTATTTCATAATATTCTTTGGTAATTAGtatggaaatttgaatagttttccttctctttcttgATTGTCTTGgaatttattcttataaatgaattaaacTTTGAGAGATTCTTACTTAGAAGTGTATACACCACAATTAATAAGAGGGTGATACgtataaacacgagtgttttacattttgatattaaataattaatgcatactttattatttaaaactaataaatatatatcaatcatc
The Ricinus communis isolate WT05 ecotype wild-type chromosome 1, ASM1957865v1, whole genome shotgun sequence DNA segment above includes these coding regions:
- the LOC8281805 gene encoding amino acid transporter AVT1I, translated to MESQNQLPQAQESGSGTTFLRTCFNGVNTLSGVGILSIPYALSQGGWMSLILLFLVAILCWYTGLLLRRCMDADPVIKTYPDIGQRAFGYKGRALVSIFMYLELYLVAVEFLILEGDNLYKLFPDMSLKVAGVKIGGKQGFILLTALVILPTTWLRSLGMLAYVSAGGVLASVVLLGCVLWVGAVDGVGFHEGDVLWNWGGLPTATSLFAFCYCGHAVFPTLCNSMKDKSQFSKVLLVCFITSTFTYASMAVLGYLMYGEYLKSQVTLNLPIRKISAKIAIYTTLVNPLTKYAVVTAPVAKAIEDAFRLNDSKSLSILIRTAIMISTLVVALTIPFFGYVMAFIGAFLSVTVSMLLPCLCYLRINKAARTFGLELVVIVGILIFGLFVAVVGTYISLKQIITHLWH